One genomic segment of Paenibacillus xylanexedens includes these proteins:
- a CDS encoding DUF2621 domain-containing protein, whose product MIFDSYAIILNSYSPSNWFMNTIAFWTFLLLGSMCIGGFFMMRKFLKVLPKADGKSKLDWQNYWVEASRHLWTDEAKSFLDQLVEPVPGPFRDIAKHSIAAEIGKIAVEDNATEVSRDHCIKGYIIATPKRDNKFLVKFLEKNKIDYSPYQHLIK is encoded by the coding sequence ATGATTTTCGACTCCTACGCGATAATACTGAACAGCTATTCCCCCAGCAATTGGTTTATGAATACGATCGCATTCTGGACTTTTTTATTGCTAGGCAGCATGTGTATCGGTGGATTTTTCATGATGCGCAAGTTTTTGAAAGTGCTACCAAAAGCGGACGGAAAGTCCAAACTGGATTGGCAGAATTATTGGGTTGAAGCCAGCCGTCATTTATGGACAGATGAAGCCAAATCTTTTTTGGATCAACTCGTGGAGCCTGTGCCTGGGCCATTTCGTGACATCGCCAAACATTCCATTGCTGCAGAAATCGGTAAGATTGCAGTCGAAGACAATGCCACGGAAGTATCGAGAGATCATTGCATCAAAGGATACATTATTGCCACACCGAAGCGGGATAATAAGTTTTTGGTAAAATTTCTGGAGAAAAACAAAATCGATTATTCCCCTTATCAACATTTGATTAAATAA
- a CDS encoding deoxyribonuclease IV yields MLKIGSHVSFSDKGLLSATKEASSYGSSSFMIYTGAPQNTRRKPIESMYIEEGKVAMQEGGMEDIVVHAPYIVNLGSYKDNTFRLAVDFLQEEIRRTHAIGVKNIVLHPGAFTDKDAHYGIGRIAEGLNEVLEGVKDTDVNIALETMAGKGTEMGRSFEEIAQIIEKVTYNERLTVCMDTCHIHDAGYDIVNDIDGVLEQFDRTVGLDRIAVMHINDSKNAVGAHKDRHTPIGSGWIGFEAINRIVNHEKLQGRPFILETPWIGKESKTQRPMYEVEIALLRGDVAGRFGQEFLTEVEQLQHFFKGKEIESRSYILDVWTLLKNDAKAKKADPREPLERLYDMVAEAALFPHLNEEQLNHRLIAWLAG; encoded by the coding sequence ATGCTGAAAATCGGCTCCCACGTGTCCTTTTCGGACAAGGGATTATTGAGTGCAACGAAGGAAGCGTCCTCGTACGGTTCCAGTTCGTTTATGATATATACGGGTGCACCACAGAATACACGTCGCAAGCCAATTGAGTCCATGTATATTGAAGAAGGCAAAGTTGCCATGCAAGAGGGTGGAATGGAAGATATCGTTGTCCATGCACCGTACATTGTTAATCTTGGCTCATACAAAGATAATACGTTTAGACTGGCTGTAGATTTCCTTCAGGAAGAGATTCGTCGGACACATGCTATTGGTGTGAAAAACATCGTATTACATCCCGGCGCATTTACAGACAAAGATGCCCACTATGGGATCGGACGGATCGCAGAAGGATTGAATGAAGTGCTGGAGGGTGTGAAAGACACGGATGTGAACATCGCTCTGGAGACCATGGCTGGCAAAGGTACGGAGATGGGTCGCAGTTTCGAAGAAATCGCCCAGATCATTGAGAAAGTAACGTATAACGAGCGCCTGACTGTGTGTATGGATACATGCCACATTCATGATGCCGGATACGATATTGTTAACGATATTGACGGTGTACTGGAACAATTCGATCGCACGGTAGGACTTGACCGCATTGCCGTAATGCATATTAATGATAGTAAGAATGCTGTGGGTGCGCACAAGGACCGTCATACACCAATTGGCTCTGGCTGGATCGGGTTTGAGGCGATTAACCGCATTGTCAACCATGAGAAGCTTCAAGGACGTCCATTTATTTTGGAGACACCTTGGATTGGTAAAGAGTCCAAGACACAGCGTCCAATGTATGAGGTTGAGATTGCGCTGCTTCGTGGGGATGTTGCCGGTCGATTCGGCCAGGAATTCCTGACTGAAGTAGAACAGTTGCAACACTTTTTCAAAGGTAAAGAGATTGAGTCTCGTTCGTATATTCTGGATGTGTGGACGTTGCTCAAAAATGATGCCAAAGCCAAAAAGGCAGATCCGCGCGAACCGCTGGAACGCCTCTATGACATGGTGGCTGAAGCTGCACTATTCCCGCATTTGAATGAAGAACAACTGAATCATCGCTTGATTGCATGGCTTGCGGGTTAA
- a CDS encoding TIGR01777 family oxidoreductase, whose protein sequence is MKIAICGGTGFVGGALVDYWLQAGHHVKVITRKLPDLHNPSKNLTYISWEQVEEQPHLLEGMDALVNLAGETLNQRWTTKAKLEIVESRVTTVARVARLVESLEQKPEVVVQASAMAIYGTSPNETFDESSPQKSMNFPSRVSEQWEVAADAIKNVRLVKIRVSLVLGHKRGAFPLMKLPYMLGVGGKIGSGKQWTSWIHIMDIVRLIDFSIQNKQVSGPVNASSPNPVTNDEFGRTVGKVYHRPHWFPVPSFLIKTLVGELSVVVLQGQRVIPQKALDHGFQFTFPTLTQALEDLKHRGLSD, encoded by the coding sequence ATGAAAATTGCCATTTGTGGAGGTACCGGATTTGTGGGAGGAGCACTTGTAGATTACTGGCTGCAAGCCGGGCACCATGTGAAAGTTATTACACGAAAACTGCCTGACTTGCATAATCCAAGTAAAAATCTTACATATATATCGTGGGAACAAGTCGAAGAACAACCTCACTTGCTGGAAGGTATGGACGCTCTCGTTAACCTTGCCGGAGAAACGCTGAATCAACGTTGGACAACCAAGGCGAAGCTGGAAATTGTTGAATCCAGAGTCACGACCGTAGCGCGGGTAGCCCGATTGGTAGAATCCCTGGAACAAAAGCCGGAAGTGGTCGTTCAGGCTTCTGCCATGGCCATCTATGGAACCTCTCCTAACGAAACCTTTGACGAGAGCAGTCCGCAAAAATCAATGAATTTCCCGTCCCGGGTCTCGGAACAATGGGAAGTTGCTGCAGATGCAATCAAAAATGTAAGACTCGTTAAAATCCGGGTAAGTCTGGTTCTTGGACATAAAAGGGGTGCTTTTCCATTGATGAAACTTCCTTATATGCTGGGTGTTGGTGGCAAGATCGGCAGTGGCAAGCAATGGACTAGCTGGATTCACATTATGGATATCGTAAGACTCATTGATTTTAGCATTCAAAATAAACAAGTGTCAGGTCCGGTCAATGCTTCCTCACCGAACCCTGTTACCAATGATGAATTCGGTCGTACGGTCGGTAAAGTGTATCATCGCCCTCACTGGTTCCCCGTACCCAGCTTCCTGATTAAAACCTTGGTCGGAGAACTATCCGTTGTCGTGCTTCAAGGGCAGAGAGTCATTCCGCAAAAAGCTCTCGACCACGGATTCCAATTCACTTTCCCTACCTTAACCCAGGCACTGGAAGATCTGAAGCACCGCGGCTTATCTGACTGA
- a CDS encoding type II secretion system F family protein — protein sequence MLTDYTVYALSRRQRMVCMLISGLLFFGIGILFYHHWLAGAILAAGCIWVPKHWTKVLLERKRMTLSLHFKQALYALSSALAAGKSVENGFKESVEDLRMLNPEADTDLIREFTILRTRMEYGQPIEEALQDFSDRAQIEDITNFADVFITCKRTGGDLVEVVRRTSAVIGEKLDIQQDIMVAVSQKKFESKVMFAAPFIFLIFLNLTAKDFMEPLYSGMGYLISSGALAVLACCYLWINRIMDIKV from the coding sequence ATGTTGACGGATTACACCGTATATGCGCTTTCCCGGAGACAACGAATGGTCTGTATGCTGATTAGTGGTCTGCTGTTTTTTGGCATCGGAATTCTGTTCTACCATCACTGGTTGGCTGGAGCGATCCTGGCTGCGGGTTGCATATGGGTACCAAAACATTGGACTAAAGTGCTGTTGGAACGAAAAAGAATGACACTCAGTTTACATTTTAAGCAAGCGTTATATGCATTATCTTCAGCACTGGCCGCAGGAAAATCGGTGGAAAATGGATTCAAGGAATCCGTGGAGGATCTGCGGATGTTGAACCCGGAAGCGGATACCGATCTGATTCGTGAGTTCACGATATTGCGGACACGGATGGAGTATGGACAACCAATCGAAGAGGCATTACAGGATTTTTCGGATCGGGCGCAGATTGAAGATATTACGAATTTTGCAGATGTGTTCATTACGTGCAAACGAACTGGCGGGGATCTGGTTGAAGTTGTGCGTCGTACCTCTGCGGTGATTGGTGAGAAGTTGGACATTCAGCAGGATATTATGGTCGCGGTATCGCAGAAAAAGTTCGAATCAAAGGTGATGTTTGCCGCTCCATTTATTTTTCTGATATTCCTCAATCTGACCGCTAAGGACTTTATGGAGCCGTTATATAGCGGGATGGGGTACCTCATCTCTAGTGGTGCATTGGCAGTACTCGCCTGCTGTTATCTGTGGATTAATCGCATTATGGATATCAAAGTATAA
- a CDS encoding CpaF family protein: MTDSSNRILDREEQFQMMRREVRAGLDLTSSAGDDELWQGIERKVLTDPKLDDLTSGERHTLVQRLFDSFRGLDILQPLVDHPDITEIMINSHKEIFVEQEGEVSQITLEFESRERLEDIIQMIVSGVNRIVNESSPIVDARLKDGSRVNIVLPPIALKGPTMTIRKFPSEPMKMSDLIEKGALHEEAAELLQQLVRSKYNIFIGGGTGSGKTTFLNALSQFIPADERIITIEDSAELQIVTVPNLVSLETRNANTEGKGQISIRDLIKSSLRMRPNRIVIGEVRGAEALDMLQAMNTGHDGSLSTGHANTISDMISRLETMVLSGADLPIAVVRQQISSAIDIFVHLSRLRDRSRRVTEISEVIGMQNGEVMLNPLFRFQEQEEREGKIIGGLVQVGKLNQVDKIQMAGLGKWLDEYIEQYSVGIDSSDNNVN; the protein is encoded by the coding sequence ATGACGGATTCATCCAATAGAATACTGGATCGTGAAGAACAGTTTCAGATGATGCGCAGGGAAGTCAGGGCTGGCCTCGATTTAACCTCTTCCGCAGGAGATGATGAACTGTGGCAGGGGATAGAACGCAAAGTTCTTACTGACCCGAAGCTGGATGATCTGACCTCAGGAGAGCGTCATACGCTGGTACAGCGATTATTTGACTCCTTTCGTGGATTGGATATTTTGCAGCCACTTGTGGATCATCCCGATATTACGGAGATTATGATCAATAGTCACAAGGAGATTTTTGTGGAACAGGAAGGTGAAGTCAGCCAGATCACCCTTGAATTTGAGTCAAGGGAACGGCTCGAGGATATTATCCAGATGATTGTGTCCGGGGTAAACCGGATTGTGAATGAGTCTTCTCCAATCGTAGATGCCCGTTTAAAGGATGGTTCCCGGGTCAATATCGTGTTGCCGCCTATTGCTTTGAAAGGCCCCACGATGACGATTCGTAAATTTCCCAGTGAACCGATGAAGATGTCCGATCTGATTGAAAAGGGAGCCCTGCATGAAGAAGCGGCAGAATTATTGCAGCAGTTGGTACGGAGCAAATACAACATCTTCATTGGAGGTGGGACCGGATCGGGAAAAACGACCTTTCTGAACGCATTATCACAGTTCATCCCTGCCGATGAGCGGATTATTACCATTGAGGATTCGGCTGAGTTACAGATTGTTACGGTACCCAATCTGGTATCACTGGAAACGCGGAATGCAAACACCGAAGGCAAGGGACAGATATCTATTCGGGATCTGATCAAATCTTCCTTACGGATGCGTCCGAACCGGATTGTGATTGGGGAAGTCAGGGGCGCAGAAGCGCTGGATATGTTACAGGCCATGAACACAGGACATGATGGAAGCTTATCAACTGGGCACGCCAATACTATCTCGGACATGATCAGTAGACTCGAAACGATGGTGCTTAGCGGTGCAGATCTTCCTATTGCGGTTGTAAGGCAGCAGATTAGTTCAGCAATCGATATTTTTGTACATCTGTCCCGGCTACGAGACCGCTCACGGCGGGTGACAGAGATTAGTGAAGTGATTGGCATGCAGAACGGTGAGGTTATGCTGAATCCACTGTTTCGTTTCCAGGAACAAGAAGAGCGTGAAGGCAAAATTATTGGCGGGTTAGTACAGGTGGGGAAGTTGAATCAGGTGGATAAAATTCAGATGGCTGGGCTCGGGAAATGGCTGGATGAATACATAGAACAATATAGTGTTGGAATAGATTCATCAGATAACAACGTGAATTAA
- a CDS encoding A24 family peptidase: protein MEVEWFYIACSIYIIAAFITDIRSMKIPNRLTLPVTVTGVLAHIIWGGWDGFLFSAAGFAAGFGILFLMYAIGAVGAGDVKLFGGIGAWTGLAFGIHVIIYSVLYAGAIGLVIFLFRKDSAKRIRGMAGNLAGFFMLGSLKLFNTEKTLKFPFMLAVLPGFITVFIPGLFP from the coding sequence ATGGAGGTGGAGTGGTTTTACATAGCCTGTAGCATTTACATTATTGCAGCTTTTATTACAGATATTCGTTCCATGAAAATTCCAAATCGATTGACTTTACCTGTGACTGTTACAGGCGTACTGGCCCATATCATATGGGGAGGTTGGGATGGTTTCTTGTTCTCAGCCGCTGGATTTGCAGCAGGTTTTGGTATTTTGTTTCTAATGTATGCGATTGGAGCCGTAGGGGCAGGAGATGTGAAATTGTTTGGTGGGATTGGCGCATGGACGGGGCTTGCTTTTGGCATTCATGTCATTATTTACTCCGTTTTGTATGCGGGAGCCATTGGTTTAGTGATATTTCTATTCCGAAAGGACTCAGCGAAACGGATTCGGGGCATGGCAGGCAATCTTGCCGGGTTCTTCATGCTTGGTTCCCTCAAGCTGTTTAACACAGAGAAGACATTGAAGTTTCCGTTTATGCTGGCCGTATTGCCCGGGTTTATCACGGTCTTTATCCCGGGACTGTTCCCTTAA
- the purU gene encoding formyltetrahydrofolate deformylase gives MEIHAKQVRPDSKNRADRARMLISCPDGPGIVAAVSHFLHQHGANIVQSDQYTMDPAGGMFFMRIEFDLPQLLVNLPKLEADFAEVASRFQMEWTLSAVSRKKKLAIFVSKEDHCLVELLWQWQAGDLDADIALVVSNHLDMKDYVESFGIPYHHIPVTADTKKEAEQRQLDVIGNDVDVIILARYMQIISPMFIEHYRNRIINIHHSFLPAFVGGKPYAQAYNRGVKIIGATAHYVTEELDGGPIIEQDVQRVSHGDDVTELKRIGRTIERVVLARAVKWHVEDRVLVHENKTVVF, from the coding sequence ATGGAGATCCATGCTAAACAAGTACGCCCTGATTCTAAAAACCGCGCCGATCGTGCGCGCATGCTTATTTCCTGTCCGGATGGTCCAGGAATTGTAGCTGCAGTCTCTCACTTCCTGCACCAACATGGTGCAAACATTGTTCAGTCGGACCAGTACACCATGGACCCTGCTGGCGGCATGTTCTTTATGCGAATTGAGTTTGATCTTCCGCAATTGTTGGTCAATTTACCGAAACTCGAAGCTGATTTTGCAGAAGTAGCAAGCCGTTTCCAAATGGAGTGGACGTTATCTGCGGTTAGCCGCAAGAAGAAACTGGCTATCTTTGTATCCAAAGAAGATCACTGTCTGGTTGAATTGTTGTGGCAATGGCAGGCAGGCGACCTGGATGCCGATATTGCTCTTGTGGTCAGCAACCATCTGGACATGAAGGACTATGTAGAATCATTTGGCATTCCATATCATCATATCCCAGTTACAGCAGATACAAAGAAAGAAGCGGAACAGCGCCAACTGGACGTCATCGGCAACGATGTGGATGTGATCATTCTGGCTCGTTACATGCAGATTATCTCTCCGATGTTCATTGAGCATTACCGCAATCGAATCATTAATATTCACCATTCGTTCCTGCCAGCCTTCGTGGGTGGTAAACCGTATGCGCAAGCGTATAACCGTGGTGTTAAAATTATCGGAGCGACAGCGCACTATGTTACGGAAGAACTGGATGGCGGACCAATTATCGAGCAGGACGTGCAGCGTGTAAGCCACGGGGATGATGTAACCGAGCTGAAGCGTATTGGACGTACCATTGAGCGTGTTGTGCTCGCACGTGCCGTGAAATGGCATGTCGAAGACCGTGTTCTCGTTCACGAAAATAAAACCGTTGTATTTTAA
- a CDS encoding TadE/TadG family type IV pilus assembly protein has translation MNFSNNKFKKEEGSFTVEASLIFPVVLFILVLLLFFTMYMYQKTFLNQHAYAASERAAYSWDNSHKQAMTGEFVAGEHDNLYWRLTDDRMLGALFGWAGADNQVSVSIPAGEGGNLSEQKLAQAVQHMPSAMKGTIEYQNSLIQRKVTTKLEQVISLPLPSFLFDSGNRVLTQGSSAVVEPVEFIRTVDLVRYYAAKFKGKGGEAASTAAEAGQVVQYFGKSKK, from the coding sequence ATGAATTTTTCGAATAACAAGTTCAAAAAGGAAGAAGGGAGCTTCACCGTTGAAGCCTCCCTGATCTTCCCTGTTGTGCTGTTTATTCTTGTGTTATTACTCTTCTTCACCATGTACATGTATCAAAAGACATTCCTGAATCAACATGCTTATGCAGCTTCCGAACGTGCAGCCTATAGCTGGGACAACAGCCACAAGCAGGCGATGACGGGTGAATTTGTCGCTGGAGAACATGACAATCTGTACTGGAGACTGACGGATGATCGTATGCTTGGAGCATTGTTTGGCTGGGCGGGAGCGGACAATCAGGTTAGCGTTTCTATACCTGCTGGTGAAGGCGGCAATCTCTCGGAACAGAAATTAGCACAAGCGGTGCAACATATGCCCTCAGCTATGAAAGGAACGATTGAGTATCAGAATTCTCTGATTCAGCGGAAAGTAACAACTAAGTTGGAACAAGTAATTTCTTTGCCTCTTCCTTCTTTTTTGTTCGATTCAGGTAACCGTGTCCTCACTCAAGGATCGTCCGCAGTTGTTGAGCCGGTTGAATTCATTCGAACGGTAGATCTGGTCCGTTATTACGCAGCCAAGTTTAAAGGCAAAGGCGGTGAAGCCGCGAGTACTGCAGCGGAAGCCGGACAGGTTGTGCAGTATTTTGGCAAAAGCAAAAAGTGA
- a CDS encoding DUF6382 domain-containing protein, translating to MYGLTRDFIRNGGAFMVLEKEDGLRMEELSRVQMGMLSSNQIPRLLPVHIREVDRNVTLQYDISGYKMLSQMLKSSKIRLRVLYGLLFQLADAFTECRQYMLEPRKLLIQEEYLFINGSFEQGELGMVYVPIMDTVEVDPTPQQFRELVIRLMAHVQELQGEGIQRVLQLCDNERWDIRQLRELLLELYADEQENGGGAAFLSSRKSETVDDPRGDLHSSISERDSRLATGTYRPYQPGAPVLNAAVGPQQNFRQPQRTSEIEVEDIPVRSRTFPGRRSPEQFPLESSNSMDQGRSNSYDSLERVDMEVEEKPGSSKVTYIILGCMVAMALVWRFIYMEQPGQTQMILCMVLSLGLFGVAGWTWKRKGSPNNDSENKRSFSFNLGKNKGKQTEDEEEPFQESWRWNTANRKEERVKQATESVLEGSAHSRYQSLHMTPEHSDPPFVQRHVELVASTSELIRQDSVAEATVNLQNLSGGNVTGAGPVMASYYLERRSGSSDQHERMDVQGASFVIGRSADMVQWVDTATGVSRAHVELSRNKSGYVIKDLGSVNGTILQGNILAPYKEYPLADGDTFTLAESVYTYRSVG from the coding sequence ATGTATGGATTAACGAGAGATTTTATTCGTAACGGCGGAGCGTTCATGGTTTTGGAGAAAGAGGACGGATTACGAATGGAGGAATTGAGCCGGGTACAGATGGGGATGTTATCGTCCAATCAGATTCCGCGACTTCTTCCTGTTCATATTCGGGAAGTCGATCGAAATGTAACTTTGCAGTACGACATATCAGGGTACAAGATGTTATCCCAGATGTTAAAGTCAAGCAAAATCAGGTTGCGTGTTCTGTATGGTTTGTTGTTCCAACTAGCTGATGCCTTCACGGAATGCCGGCAATATATGCTGGAGCCACGTAAATTATTGATCCAGGAAGAGTACTTGTTCATCAACGGTTCATTCGAACAGGGTGAGCTTGGGATGGTATATGTACCAATCATGGATACGGTTGAAGTTGATCCAACACCTCAGCAATTCCGTGAGCTGGTGATCAGGCTGATGGCACATGTACAGGAACTGCAGGGAGAAGGCATTCAGCGTGTTCTGCAGTTATGTGACAACGAACGCTGGGATATCAGACAGTTACGAGAGCTTCTGTTGGAATTATATGCTGACGAGCAAGAGAATGGAGGAGGCGCAGCATTTCTCTCGTCCAGAAAGTCGGAAACCGTCGATGATCCAAGAGGTGATCTTCATTCGTCGATTTCTGAGCGAGATAGCAGGCTAGCCACTGGTACTTATCGGCCATATCAACCCGGTGCTCCCGTTCTGAATGCTGCTGTGGGGCCGCAACAAAATTTCCGTCAGCCGCAGAGAACGAGTGAAATCGAGGTGGAAGACATTCCGGTGAGATCTCGAACCTTTCCAGGCAGGCGCTCACCTGAGCAATTTCCATTAGAGAGCTCAAACAGCATGGATCAGGGACGAAGTAACTCGTATGATTCGCTAGAGCGTGTTGATATGGAAGTGGAGGAAAAGCCCGGATCTTCCAAAGTAACTTATATCATATTGGGCTGCATGGTTGCCATGGCATTGGTATGGAGATTTATTTACATGGAGCAACCGGGACAGACGCAGATGATCCTGTGCATGGTACTCAGCCTTGGCTTGTTTGGTGTAGCAGGATGGACGTGGAAGCGCAAGGGAAGCCCTAACAATGACTCAGAGAATAAGCGGTCTTTTTCATTCAATTTAGGTAAGAACAAAGGCAAGCAAACGGAAGATGAAGAGGAACCATTTCAGGAAAGTTGGCGCTGGAATACAGCTAATAGGAAAGAGGAACGTGTAAAACAAGCGACTGAATCGGTTTTAGAAGGAAGTGCACATTCCCGTTATCAAAGTCTGCATATGACACCTGAACACTCTGATCCACCGTTCGTTCAGCGCCATGTGGAATTGGTAGCTTCAACTTCAGAGCTAATTCGACAGGATTCAGTTGCAGAGGCAACCGTGAATTTGCAGAATCTGAGTGGAGGTAATGTTACAGGGGCAGGCCCGGTGATGGCGTCTTATTATCTTGAACGAAGATCGGGAAGCAGTGACCAACATGAACGGATGGATGTGCAAGGAGCATCTTTTGTCATCGGAAGATCAGCAGACATGGTTCAGTGGGTGGACACAGCGACCGGCGTGTCCCGTGCTCATGTGGAATTGAGCCGGAACAAATCGGGCTATGTGATTAAGGATCTGGGTTCCGTCAATGGCACCATTCTTCAGGGCAATATTCTTGCTCCGTATAAGGAGTATCCATTGGCGGATGGAGACACATTTACACTTGCGGAATCAGTCTACACCTATCGGTCGGTTGGATAA
- a CDS encoding Flp1 family type IVb pilin, giving the protein MMEVLKNKVNAFWKEEDGLGTLELILIIGVIIIIALIFKNQIKTLVERLLTNVSNKSNEFFE; this is encoded by the coding sequence ATGATGGAAGTATTGAAAAACAAGGTAAACGCATTTTGGAAGGAAGAGGACGGACTCGGCACGTTGGAACTGATTCTGATTATCGGGGTTATTATCATTATTGCTTTGATTTTTAAAAACCAAATTAAGACGTTGGTAGAGAGACTGTTAACTAATGTGAGTAATAAAAGTAATGAATTTTTCGAATAA
- a CDS encoding type II secretion system F family protein: MLLPVIVAGMLGAGWLVLDRTRGQTYRHLRKLDMEGLRLKKLHGPFLFILDKFEIGRRLPVLMFRMQHAIQKMYGIQHSGEKTMLYCAEMLTYTWLMLLVGCLLSLVGDMGIGGMVGGLALGAALPFALYKDLNTKVQRRDQDILMELPELLNRIVLLVGAGETVQRAIVHCVTSQGERNHPLYNELRKTVGDWNNGYSFQQSFEQFSRRCGVQEVTIFTTTVLLNFRRGGGDFVLALRDLSHVLWEKRKAVSRAKGEQASSKLVFPMVLIFFTIVVMIGAPAFMMMNM, from the coding sequence ATGCTGCTTCCCGTTATAGTCGCAGGGATGCTCGGAGCGGGATGGCTGGTGCTGGATCGAACCCGGGGGCAGACCTACCGGCATTTGCGCAAACTGGATATGGAAGGGTTACGACTGAAAAAATTGCATGGTCCCTTCCTGTTTATATTGGACAAGTTTGAAATTGGACGCAGATTGCCAGTGCTCATGTTTCGAATGCAACATGCCATTCAGAAAATGTATGGCATACAGCACAGTGGAGAGAAAACGATGCTGTATTGCGCCGAAATGTTGACCTATACGTGGCTCATGCTGCTGGTGGGCTGCCTGTTATCACTCGTTGGAGATATGGGTATCGGAGGCATGGTGGGTGGGCTCGCGCTTGGTGCAGCGTTGCCTTTTGCGCTCTACAAAGACCTCAATACGAAAGTGCAGCGAAGAGACCAGGATATTCTTATGGAACTGCCTGAGCTGCTGAACCGAATTGTTCTATTGGTGGGGGCTGGGGAGACCGTACAACGTGCCATCGTTCACTGTGTGACAAGCCAGGGGGAACGGAATCATCCGTTGTACAACGAACTCAGAAAGACGGTGGGAGATTGGAATAATGGTTACTCGTTTCAACAATCATTTGAACAGTTCAGTCGTCGCTGCGGTGTGCAGGAAGTGACGATTTTTACGACAACGGTGCTGCTGAATTTCCGGCGTGGGGGAGGTGACTTTGTATTGGCGCTGCGGGATCTGTCACATGTGTTGTGGGAGAAACGCAAGGCTGTCAGTCGGGCGAAGGGAGAACAGGCTTCTTCCAAACTGGTGTTTCCGATGGTACTGATCTTTTTTACGATTGTGGTCATGATCGGGGCACCTGCTTTTATGATGATGAATATGTAG